From the genome of Penaeus monodon isolate SGIC_2016 chromosome 16, NSTDA_Pmon_1, whole genome shotgun sequence, one region includes:
- the LOC119582461 gene encoding ATP synthase subunit delta, mitochondrial-like, whose product MFARAASTLVRQVPRMGARAYSDAPMAFTFASQNQVFYNSASVRQIDVPSFSGSFGILPAHVPSLAVLKPGVLTVFEGDGTSKKFFVSSGIVTINEDSSVQILAEEAAGVEDLDLASARDILSKAQSEANAAATEEAKAEALIAVEVAEELVRAAESG is encoded by the exons aTGTTTGCACGTGCGGCCTCTACACTGGTGCGTCAGGTGCCCCGAATGGGTGCCAGAGCATACTCTGATGCACCCATGGCCTTCACCTTTGCTTCACAGAACCAG GTGTTTTACAACTCGGCAAGTGTTAGGCAGATTGACGTCCCCTCATTTTCTGGAAGCTTTGGTATCTTGCCTGCACACGTACCATCTCTGGCAGTTCTGAAGCCTGGAGTCTTGACAGTTTTTGAAGGTGATGGCACTTCCAAGAAGTTCTTTGTGAGCTCTGGGATTGTCACCATCAATGAGGATTCATCAG TCCAGATTTTGGCTGAGGAAGCAGCTGGTGTTGAGGACCTTGATCTTGCCTCCGCTCGTGACATCCTCTCCAAGGCTCAGTCTGAAGCCAATGCTGCTGCAACAGAAGAGGCAAAGGCTGAGGCCTTGATTGCTGTTGAAGTTGCAGAAGAGCTTGTGAGGGCTGCCGAGTCTGGCTGA